The Natrinema caseinilyticum genomic sequence GTCAAGGACCGTCACTCCGCCGACGCGAGCGGGGTATCGACCGGGACCGTCAACGCCGGAGCGTTCGTCGGGGCCGCGGTCCTGCCGACGGTGATCGGCCGCGCGCTCGACACGTACTGGACCGGCGAACTCGTCGGCGGCGTCCGTGTCTACACGCCGCTCGGGTACCGGATCGCGTTCGCGATCGCCGCCGCCGCGGGCGCGGTCGCCTTCGGCTGTGCGCTCTGGCTCTACCGTCACGAGCGCGCGACCGCTCGAGACACCGACGCCGGTGACGTCGGCGCCGAGGGCCTCGGCGGCGAGTAGCGGAGTGGATACGGGCACGAAAGCGGCGTGGACGCGGAGTCGCCGTCCGTCGACCGATCGCGCCCCCGAACGGGCTATTCTCCGTGACCCGGGTAGTCCCGCTCGAATCGGTCTTCGATCTCCGCCTCGTCGAACTGCACGATCACGGGGCGACCGTGTGGACAGGAATAGGGGTTCTCGCAGTCGTCTAACGCCGCCAGCAGGTCGACGACCGATCCCTCCGTCAGCGAGGTGTTCCCGGTGATCGAGGGATAACAGGCCAGATCGCCGAGGAACTCGTCGGCCAGCGCGTCGACCGTCTCGGCACCGGTTTCGCGGTCGCCCGCGATGAACGACGCCAGGACGTCGCGCAACCGCGACGGCTCGAGCGTCTCGGCGAACACCGCGGGAACGGTCGTCACCGCGACGGTCCGATCGTCGATCCGATCGGCGTAGAAGCCCAGCCGCGAGAGCGCCTCGCGGTAGTGATCGAAGGCCTCGGCCTCCGCCGCCGTTAGCTCGAGTTCGACGGGCGAGGCGAGCGCCTGTGCGCTCGGATCGGTGGCGAACGCGTCCCGGAGACGCTCGTAATTGACCCGCTCGTCGGCGGCGTGCTGATCGATCAAGACGAGTCCGTCGGACGATTCACACACCAGATACGTCTCGTGAAGCTGGCCGAGGACGCGCAACGGCGGGAGCGAGTCGAAGTCCGTTTCGTCGCCAGTCGCGGCCTCGCCGGTTAGCGTCCGCTGTTCGACGGCCGCCTCGAACTTGCGGTCGGAGTCGAGACTCGAGGTGCGGTCGCCACCCGAGGCGGTCCGGTCGCTCGAGTCACGATCGGTCCGCGACTCCCGTTTTCGTCCGGAAGTCCCGGCGAGGTTCTCGGCGACGTCGGCGGGTTCGCCGCCGCTCTCCGCCGGATCCGTGGCTGTTTCGCCCCGTCTCCCGGAGGCCGACGCGGCGTTCGACGGGTCGGCCTCTGACGGGGTGCTCGAGCCCGACGGACCGGCCTCTGACGGGGCACTCGAGCCCGACGGACCGGCCTCTGACGGGGCACTCGAGTTCGATGTCTGCGGCCGACGGCGCGAAGTCGACTCGGCCGCCGACGCGGATTCGCTCGCCGTCGATTCGCCAGCGGCCGCGTCCGTATCGGGCCCGCCCTCGAGCGTCGATCCGCCGCCGGATGACGCGGTGCCGGACTCGCCGTCGTGTTCGGTGCCCGACGCAGCCCGGCGTTCGCCGCCGGGTTCGATCCGCGTCTCGCCCGGCGCCGACCGGCCCCGGGGCGCTCGAGACCGGAGCAGACCGTGCTCGAGCAGCGCGGATTCCACGGCGGCGTCGACTTGTCTCCGGACCGCGTCGTCGTCGTCGAACCGCACCTCTCGCTTGCGCGGGTGGACGTTCACGTCGACCGCATCGCCGGGTACCTCGAGAAAGAGGGTCACGAAGGGGTAGCGGTCACCGCCGAGTTGCGTGCCGTACGCGCCCATGATCCCCTCGCGCACCGCGTCGGCGGTCACGGCCCGGCCGTTGACGTACGTCGCGAGGTACTCCCGGCTCGAGCGGTTGGTTTCGGGGTGGGAGACCAGCCCGGAGACGGTGTCGAGCGGTCCGGGCGGGAGCGCGTCGCCGTCGGCCTCGAGGGGGATCATCGCTGACGCGACCTCGCGCCCGTAGACGGCGAGCACGGCGGCCTGCAGGTCACCCTGGCCCGTCGTGGCGAACACTTCTCGACCGTCGTGCGTGAGGGAAACGGCCACCTCGGGATTCGCGAGCGCGTACCGCGTGACGACGCGGTTGACGTGGGCGAACTCCGTCGCCGTCGTCTTGAGGAACTTCCGGCGAGCCGGCGTGTTGTAGAACAGGTCCTCTAGTTCGACGATCGTTCCGTCGGGACAGCCGGTCGGCTCCACGGACACGACGTCGCCGCCCTCGTAGACGAGTTCCGTCCCCGCACCGGCCGCCCCACGCGGTCGTGAGCGAACGGTCATGCGCGACACCGATCCGATCGTATGCAGCGCCTCGCCCCGGAATCCCAGGGTCGCGACGCCGGACTCGAGATCTTCGAGGCCGTCTATCTTGCTGGTCGTGTGCTCGCGGACGGCCGCGCGGACGTCGGCCGCGAACATGCCACGGCCGTCGTCGGCGACCCGGATTCGCTCCGTGCCGCCCGCGTCGACGGTGACGTCGACGCTCGAAGCGTCCGCGTCCAGGCTGTTCTCGACGAGTTCCTTCACCGCGCTCGCGGGCCGCTCGACGACCTCACCGGCGGCGATTCTGGCAACCGTCTCGTCGTCTAGCTGGTGGATATCGGTCTCGTCGTCGGAAGGGGTACTCGCGTCACTCATGATGTGTCGGCGTCGGCACGACCATCGGTCCCGACGCGCCAGGTGTGCTGGCTATCCCTACAGAAGCCGGCTGGTTAGGTCTTCCGTCCTCGGACACCGCCTCGACGACAGGGTCGTCGGATCGAAACACGCCCCACCGAACCGCCTCGGAACTGAGACCGCCTCGCGAGCGCGGTCAGTCCTCGAGCCCGAGATCCTGCGACATCGAATTCCCCGCCCGCGGGACGCCCTTGACGGTGACCGTCTCGCCGTTCATGAACGAGGCGGCGGGGCTCGAGAGGAACTGGGCGACGTCGGCGATCTCTTCGGGGTGGCCGATGCGGCGGTCGGCCTTCTCGCGGGGCGGCATGTCCTCGCTTTCGATCCCGAGCGTCTCGGCGACGCCCGGCGTCTGGATGAGACCGGGAGCGATGCAGTTGATCCGGATACCGTATTCGGCCCACTCGGTGGCGAGCGTCTCGGTCAGACGGATGATCGCCGCCTTCGAGGCGCCGTAGTGACTTTCGCCGGGAGCGGCGTGCTGGCCGTTGACGCTCGAGAGGTTGATGATGGCGCCGCCGTCGCCCTCGCGCATGACCTCGCCCGCGAGCTGGGTGCAGTGGACGGTACTGTTGAGATTGAGGTCGACGATCGTCTTCCAGCCGTTCTCGGAGATGTCTTCGAACGGCGCGACGAACTCCCCGCCCGCGTTGTTGACGAGGATATCGATATCGCCGAACGCGTCGACGGTTTCGTCGACCAGGTTCTGGACCTGCTCTCGCTCGCGGACGTTACACTCGACGGCGAGCGCCTCGCCCGCGTCGTCGGCCTCGTTGATTCCTTCCGCTACCGGCCCCACGCGGTCCATGGACCGCGAGCAGATCGCGACGTTCGCGCCGCTCGCCGCGAGCGTCTCCGCGATCGCCTGTCCGATCCCCTGGCTCGCCCCGGTGACGATGGCGGTCCGTCCCGCAACGTCGTAGTCTGGTTCGTGCATCGTGCTAACGGGGGTCTTTCGGTCTCAAAATTCTACCGATGACCGGCAGCGAGACGGGGATTCGAATCGACGCTCCCGGTGCTCGAACCGGCGATACCGGTCCCGGTTTTCCCCGTTCGAGAGGTTTTTGAACCGCGTTCCTTTGATAGCGCCTACCGTCGAGTCGCGTGACACGATTTACGTCAGTCGCGCTCCTGAGAAACAGGGAGTTCGCGGCGCTGGCCGGAACCGCGTTCGCGAGGAGCCAGGCGTACTCGACGATCCTGATCGCGCTGGCACTGTACGCCGACCTCTTTCGGACGTCCGGATTCGTCGAGGGGCTGTTCGGTGCGATGTTCGCGCTCGTCCAGTTGCTCATCGTCCTGCCGCTCGGCCGGAAAGTGGATACGGGGAACGCAAAGCGGTACCTGCTCGCCGGTTTCCTGCTCAACGTCGGCGTCTTCGTCGGGTTCGTTTTCGTGACCAGCCCGGCCCACGTCGTCCTCGTTCGGATGGTCCAGGGGCTCAGCGCGAGTATCCTCTGGATTACGGGCGCTGCGATCGTCGGCGAGATCAGCCCCGACGACCAGCAAGGGCGGTGGCTCGGCGCGTACAACCAGTTCGCGTCAATCTCGTCGCTGGCCGGCGATCTGGTCGGCGGGTACCTGCTGTTCGCCTACGGCTTCACCGCGACGTACGTCGTTCTCTCGGCGATCACGATGGGATCGTTCGTCCTCGTCTTCGCCTTCCTCCGCGACAACCCCGGCGGCCGGAAGGACCCCGAGGAAGCCGGCGGCGCGGAGACGTTTCGAGCGCTGCTCGGGCTTCCGATGCTTCGGGCGCTGGTGGGCTTTCGATTCTTCTTCAGCTTCGGGAAGATGGCGGTCATCCTCTTTCTCCCCATTTACGCGCGGACGAGTTTCGGCATCTCCGCGTTCGCCATCGGCTGGATCATGGCCGGCGGGAAGCTCACGAAAGCGCTCACACAGGGCTTCGTCGGTAACCTCACGGACCGCCACGGCATGGAACACTACTTCGTCGCCACCGGCGCGATCCTCTACGGAATCGGTACCGCTGCGATCCCGCTGGCCGCGTACGCCGAGGGACGGATCGATCCCCTCACGGTGACGGTACACGGAGACACACAGACCCTCGGCGGCGCCTTCGTCGCGCTCTTTCTCGCCTACTCCCTGCTCGGAATCGCCGATTCCATCCGGCTGCCGGCGAGCATGTCGCTGTTCGTCGACGAGGGCGGGCAGTACGACTCCGTCGCGAGCGCCATGTCGCTGCGATCGATCTCCTGGAAGGTCGGTCAGGTGACGGGACCGATCCTCGTGGGGACGACGATGGACTTCGTCTCCACCGAAGCGGGATTCTTCCTCGCCGCCGGATTCATCGTCGTCGCGACCGCGGCCTTCGTCGTGACCGCCCGACGCGCCCACTCGAGACGCATCGTGACGGACGAACCGTCTCCCGGTGACTGACGGCGGCTCCTGTCACCACGCTGGCATCTCGTTTATCAGTCCGCCGTCTGCCACCCCCTCGTCTTCACATCACCAGGTCCGCGTATCGATACGCGAGCACGGCAACCCGTGAGACGCGCGTTCGATCGACGGGCCGACGTGATCGGGCGCACCGAACGTCGCCGACAAGAAGATCTTTACCGTCTGAAATAGGTATCACGTGTCATGGGTACGCACACGGAAGGCAGCGTCGACGCGATTCACATCGCTTCGGAAGCCGGGGCGGAGATGCAGTCGCTGACGGACGTCAAAGCGGTCGCCGACCGCGGACTCGAGGGCGACCGATACTTCGACCGGGCGGGGTCGTGGTCGGGGGAAAAGGGCCGGGACCTCCCGCCGGAGGACCGAGCGCTCACGCTCTTCGAAGCCGAGACGCTCGACATCGTCGAGCGGGACGCCGGCATCGAACTCGAGCCGGCCGATCACCGACGGAATATTACCACCAGAAACGTCGCCGTCGATCACCTGCTCGACGAGCGGTTTCAGATCGGAGAAGCGGTCTGCGAAGGGACCGAGATCTGCGAGCCGTGTGCGTACCTCGAGTCACTCACCGAGGAGGGCGTCCTCAGCGCGCTCGTCCACCGGGGCGGGTTGAACGTCAAGATCGTCTCCACCGGGGAGGTCTCCGTCGGCGATCAGATAACCGTTCTGTAGGCCCACTGCGAGGGGAACGGCCCGACGGACACGGTCGTGACTGGAGCGACACGTCACCTGGAAACACCGGCATCCGTTCGAAATAATATCATAACGAACATACGATTTCACACCGAATTCCGTCTATGAGCTCGTCGAACTACGCCCAATTTTTTCGGTCCCTGGCCGTTCTGAGCGTGCTTGCGGTCCTCCTATCGGCCCTCTTCGCGCCTCCCGATCCGTTCACGCAACTGCTGTACGTCGGTCCGTTGCTGATCGGTGCACTCGTCCTTTCGTACGTTCACGCGTACACGGATCGCCTCGAAGCGTTGGAAAGCGCGTTCTGATTCCCGCTTTCGACCGGCCGGCGCCGGAATCGATAGTGAGGTGACGTCGACAGCGGCCGGGCCGACCGCAGGCGACTCGAGACGGGCCGCAATCGAACGAAGGGGCGATCACTCCTCGAGTCGCTCCTGTAGCTCCTGTACTTTCGAGATCAGTTCGACCGGCGGCGTCGTGTTCACGTCGATCGCCTCGAGATCCGCGAGGACGGCCTCCGTTTCGGGATCGAGCCGTTTCTCGGCCCGTTCGGCTTCGGTCGCCGCACCGCCGTCCGTCGATGCGGCCTGTGACTGCGTCCGGGACCGCTCGGCGGTCTGCATCGTCCCGCTGCCCAGATCGAAGACGGCCTGAACGGGTTCGCTCGAGCCGCCCTTGGCTTCGATCGCCTTCTCGTCGCGAAGGCGCTCGAGGACGGCTCTCGAGCGCTCGACGACGGGATCCGGCACCCCCGCGAGATCGGCGACGTGGATCCCGTAGGAGCGGTCGGTTGGCCCGTCGCGAACCGTTCGCAGGAACGTCACGTCGCCGTCGCGCTCGTCCGCGGCGACGTGGACGTTCGCGACGCGGGGGAGGTTCTCCGCGAGCCCGGTCAGTTCGTGGTAGTGGGTCGCAAAGAGCGTCTTCGCTTTCACTTCGTTGTGCAGATACTCCGTCGCAGCCCAGGCGATCGAGATGCCGTCGTAGGTCGCGGTTCCTCGCCCGACTTCGTCCAGGATCACCAGCGACTCGTCGGTCGCGGCGTGGAGGATGTTCGAGAGTTCGCTCATCTCCACCATGAACGTCGAGCGCCCCTGTGCGAGTTCGTCCAGCGCGCCGACGCGGGTGAAGATGCCGTCGACAAGCCCGATGTCGGCCTCCTTCGCCGGGACGAAGCTTCCGATCTGAGCCAGCAGGACGATACACGCGACCTGGCGCATGTACGTCGATTTGCCGGACATGTTCGGCCCGGTCACCACGAGGAATCCGCGGTCGTCGTCCAGGCGAACGTCGTTCGGGACGAACTCCGTCGTCTGCTCGACGACCGGATGTCTCCCCTGCTCGATCTCGAGGCGATCCTCCCGATGTAAGTCCGGCCGGACCCACCGGTTCTCGGCCGCGTGCGTCGCCAGACTCGCGAGCGCGTCGACCGTCGCAAGCGCCCGTCCGACGTCCTGTAGCAGTTCGGCACGCGACGCGACTTCCTCGCGAAGCGCCTCGAAGAGTTCGTACTCGAGGTCACCGCGTCGGTCCTCGAGACGAAGGATTTCGCGCTCTTTCTCCTCGAGTTCGGCGGTCGTGAACCGCTTCGAATTCTTCAGCGTCTTGATCTCCTCGTAGTGATCCGGCACGCCGTCGGCGGCGGATTTGCCGACCTGGATGTAGTAGCCATCGGTCTTGTTTCGGTCGACGGTCACGTGCGAGAGACCGTACTGGCGCTTCTCGCGTTCGGCGAGCGTGTCGAGCCACTCTTTGATCTCCTCGTGGCGCTCGATCACCTCGTCTAAGTCGTCGTCGTAGCCGCGCCGGAGGAGTCCCCCCTGAGTCACCGTCGACGGCGGTTCCGGTGCGATAGCCTCCGCGAGCGTCTCGCGGAGGTCACGCGCCGCGTCTCCATCGGGCGACTCGACGGTCGCGGACAGCGGCGACTCGGCCAGTTCCGGACTCGAGGCGACCGTTTCGGCCAGCGCGGGCAGGACCGAGAGCGTGTTCTGGACCGCCAGCAGGTCCCGCGCATCCGCGCTGCCGTGCGTCGCTTTCGACGCGAGCCGAGCCAGATCGTACGCGTCACCGAGGGCCGCCTGGATCTCGTCCCGCGCCAGTGCCGCCGACGAGAGCGCGGCGACGCTCTCCTGGCGGGCTTCGAGCGCATCGAGGGAGCGCTGCGGGCGCTGGAGCCACTCCTTCAAGAGGCGGCCGCCGGCGCTGGTCTCGGTGTGGTCGATCGTCGCGAACA encodes the following:
- the mutL gene encoding DNA mismatch repair endonuclease MutL — translated: MSDASTPSDDETDIHQLDDETVARIAAGEVVERPASAVKELVENSLDADASSVDVTVDAGGTERIRVADDGRGMFAADVRAAVREHTTSKIDGLEDLESGVATLGFRGEALHTIGSVSRMTVRSRPRGAAGAGTELVYEGGDVVSVEPTGCPDGTIVELEDLFYNTPARRKFLKTTATEFAHVNRVVTRYALANPEVAVSLTHDGREVFATTGQGDLQAAVLAVYGREVASAMIPLEADGDALPPGPLDTVSGLVSHPETNRSSREYLATYVNGRAVTADAVREGIMGAYGTQLGGDRYPFVTLFLEVPGDAVDVNVHPRKREVRFDDDDAVRRQVDAAVESALLEHGLLRSRAPRGRSAPGETRIEPGGERRAASGTEHDGESGTASSGGGSTLEGGPDTDAAAGESTASESASAAESTSRRRPQTSNSSAPSEAGPSGSSAPSEAGPSGSSTPSEADPSNAASASGRRGETATDPAESGGEPADVAENLAGTSGRKRESRTDRDSSDRTASGGDRTSSLDSDRKFEAAVEQRTLTGEAATGDETDFDSLPPLRVLGQLHETYLVCESSDGLVLIDQHAADERVNYERLRDAFATDPSAQALASPVELELTAAEAEAFDHYREALSRLGFYADRIDDRTVAVTTVPAVFAETLEPSRLRDVLASFIAGDRETGAETVDALADEFLGDLACYPSITGNTSLTEGSVVDLLAALDDCENPYSCPHGRPVIVQFDEAEIEDRFERDYPGHGE
- a CDS encoding SDR family NAD(P)-dependent oxidoreductase, with protein sequence MHEPDYDVAGRTAIVTGASQGIGQAIAETLAASGANVAICSRSMDRVGPVAEGINEADDAGEALAVECNVREREQVQNLVDETVDAFGDIDILVNNAGGEFVAPFEDISENGWKTIVDLNLNSTVHCTQLAGEVMREGDGGAIINLSSVNGQHAAPGESHYGASKAAIIRLTETLATEWAEYGIRINCIAPGLIQTPGVAETLGIESEDMPPREKADRRIGHPEEIADVAQFLSSPAASFMNGETVTVKGVPRAGNSMSQDLGLED
- a CDS encoding MFS transporter, which produces MTRFTSVALLRNREFAALAGTAFARSQAYSTILIALALYADLFRTSGFVEGLFGAMFALVQLLIVLPLGRKVDTGNAKRYLLAGFLLNVGVFVGFVFVTSPAHVVLVRMVQGLSASILWITGAAIVGEISPDDQQGRWLGAYNQFASISSLAGDLVGGYLLFAYGFTATYVVLSAITMGSFVLVFAFLRDNPGGRKDPEEAGGAETFRALLGLPMLRALVGFRFFFSFGKMAVILFLPIYARTSFGISAFAIGWIMAGGKLTKALTQGFVGNLTDRHGMEHYFVATGAILYGIGTAAIPLAAYAEGRIDPLTVTVHGDTQTLGGAFVALFLAYSLLGIADSIRLPASMSLFVDEGGQYDSVASAMSLRSISWKVGQVTGPILVGTTMDFVSTEAGFFLAAGFIVVATAAFVVTARRAHSRRIVTDEPSPGD
- a CDS encoding MOSC domain-containing protein; translation: MGTHTEGSVDAIHIASEAGAEMQSLTDVKAVADRGLEGDRYFDRAGSWSGEKGRDLPPEDRALTLFEAETLDIVERDAGIELEPADHRRNITTRNVAVDHLLDERFQIGEAVCEGTEICEPCAYLESLTEEGVLSALVHRGGLNVKIVSTGEVSVGDQITVL
- a CDS encoding DUF7534 family protein, which encodes MSSSNYAQFFRSLAVLSVLAVLLSALFAPPDPFTQLLYVGPLLIGALVLSYVHAYTDRLEALESAF
- the mutS gene encoding DNA mismatch repair protein MutS gives rise to the protein MTEATGIVGEFFSLKDETEAELLAMQCGDFYEFFGEDAETVSAELDLKVSQKSSHGSSYPMAGVPIDDLTPYLKALVERGYRVAVADQYETDSGHAREIVRVVTPGTLLETGDADAQYLAAVVDAGSDAGGSNGRSSTDDGYGLAFADVTTGRFLVATAADADDALTELYRFDPVEILPGPDVRTDDDLLNRIRERSDATLTLHETEAFAPKRGTHRVHEQFGTEIVERLSVAEPAIAAAGAILSYVEETGVGVLASMTRIQAHHGADHVTLDATTQRNLELTETMQGDRDGSLFATIDHTETSAGGRLLKEWLQRPQRSLDALEARQESVAALSSAALARDEIQAALGDAYDLARLASKATHGSADARDLLAVQNTLSVLPALAETVASSPELAESPLSATVESPDGDAARDLRETLAEAIAPEPPSTVTQGGLLRRGYDDDLDEVIERHEEIKEWLDTLAEREKRQYGLSHVTVDRNKTDGYYIQVGKSAADGVPDHYEEIKTLKNSKRFTTAELEEKEREILRLEDRRGDLEYELFEALREEVASRAELLQDVGRALATVDALASLATHAAENRWVRPDLHREDRLEIEQGRHPVVEQTTEFVPNDVRLDDDRGFLVVTGPNMSGKSTYMRQVACIVLLAQIGSFVPAKEADIGLVDGIFTRVGALDELAQGRSTFMVEMSELSNILHAATDESLVILDEVGRGTATYDGISIAWAATEYLHNEVKAKTLFATHYHELTGLAENLPRVANVHVAADERDGDVTFLRTVRDGPTDRSYGIHVADLAGVPDPVVERSRAVLERLRDEKAIEAKGGSSEPVQAVFDLGSGTMQTAERSRTQSQAASTDGGAATEAERAEKRLDPETEAVLADLEAIDVNTTPPVELISKVQELQERLEE